From the genome of Varibaculum prostatecancerukia, one region includes:
- a CDS encoding DNA polymerase III subunit gamma and tau, producing MSIALYRRYRPDTFQDVIGQDHVVKPLMAALRSGRISHAYLFSGPRGCGKTTSARIMARCLNCAEGPTDTPCGKCESCKDLATGGSGSLDVVEIDAASHNGVDDARELRERAGFAPVRDRYKIFILDEAHMVTQQGFNALLKIVEEPPEHVKFIFATTEPDKVIGTIRSRTHHYPFRLVPPEIMEKYMAKLCEAENIEPAPGVLQLVMRAGAGSVRDSLSVLDQLMAGAEDGKLAYGTASALLGYTDSSILERSVDAIIDRDGAALFEVIAKMIEGGHDPRRYLEDLLLRLRDLLVLSVSSPEDAQAALAGTPEDQLSVMNAQAQRWGTAGISHASDLTNTALTELTGATAPRLQVELLAARLLLPPENPVAIASGQGAVPAGSRSGAEAAIAALHRPGRPQSQKSTNAPRTNHAARTVSAPRPAANEDSSVNAAPAVSAASAQPVAPRSSVPELAAPRPMTAADKQVAPAVAGTPEQSQETQTNSKNEGQTAAAAPKADAQPPVATKVEKGEQYWQVLQAWGKVSARLKEVDPRLWSTCNRHLQIGGAQEQKVTLLADSPQTVEYLKDKLAPLEKCLAEELSGSWEVKLLPGSNDSLAPALSEALSQVKLFLPPESAPAVEDEAPPEEELYPPEPEDLGDSGGGETPPSPVDSAPTASLETTADPEIPTPKSTDEAVKKVNPVGDQDGSAPSGGSWIIDPAAPTVEEVPPEIPDAGDMERQEAPELSAPRPGKEIVAPRAEEEMVAPRAVSPQTQAEAPRAEVNETLVAPRTGNNPIAAPRPHESAAQVENPAAELPAEPTIEEDLPDMSDPDVGVDDSGGRWGVEVAKSLLGGKIVETADNDSASN from the coding sequence GTGAGCATCGCACTTTATCGCCGCTACCGGCCAGACACTTTCCAAGACGTGATCGGGCAAGATCACGTGGTCAAACCGTTGATGGCGGCGCTGCGTTCTGGACGGATTAGCCATGCGTATCTCTTTTCTGGGCCGCGCGGGTGCGGCAAAACCACCTCGGCGCGAATCATGGCGCGCTGCCTGAACTGTGCTGAAGGCCCCACCGACACTCCCTGCGGCAAATGCGAATCCTGCAAAGACTTAGCGACCGGAGGCTCCGGCTCCCTCGACGTAGTAGAAATCGACGCTGCCAGCCACAACGGGGTAGATGACGCCCGGGAGCTACGCGAGCGAGCAGGTTTCGCTCCGGTGCGTGACCGCTACAAAATTTTCATCCTGGACGAAGCCCATATGGTTACTCAACAGGGATTTAACGCCCTGCTGAAAATCGTGGAAGAACCCCCCGAACACGTAAAGTTTATTTTCGCGACCACCGAACCCGACAAAGTAATCGGCACGATTCGTTCCCGCACCCACCACTATCCGTTCCGCCTAGTACCGCCAGAAATCATGGAAAAATATATGGCGAAGCTCTGCGAGGCGGAAAATATCGAACCTGCCCCTGGGGTGCTGCAACTGGTGATGAGGGCGGGCGCAGGCTCAGTCCGTGACTCGCTTTCGGTATTAGACCAGCTAATGGCGGGTGCTGAGGACGGAAAACTAGCCTACGGAACCGCCTCTGCGCTGCTGGGATATACCGATAGTTCCATCCTGGAGCGCTCGGTAGATGCGATCATCGACCGGGATGGCGCGGCTTTATTCGAGGTAATCGCGAAAATGATTGAGGGCGGACATGACCCTCGCCGCTACCTGGAAGACCTATTGCTTCGCTTACGTGACCTGCTAGTACTCTCAGTTTCTTCTCCCGAGGACGCACAGGCAGCGTTGGCGGGCACCCCCGAAGATCAACTATCCGTCATGAACGCGCAGGCGCAGCGATGGGGAACTGCCGGGATTTCTCATGCCAGCGACCTCACCAACACTGCCTTGACAGAACTGACCGGAGCCACCGCCCCCCGTTTGCAAGTAGAGTTGCTGGCAGCGCGGCTATTGCTGCCCCCTGAAAACCCGGTGGCAATAGCCAGCGGACAGGGCGCTGTCCCAGCTGGTTCTCGTAGCGGGGCAGAGGCAGCAATCGCGGCCTTACATCGACCGGGGCGTCCTCAATCTCAAAAGAGCACCAATGCTCCCCGAACTAACCACGCCGCGCGCACTGTTAGCGCTCCGCGACCTGCCGCTAATGAAGATTCCAGCGTTAATGCCGCCCCGGCAGTATCTGCTGCTAGCGCGCAGCCTGTCGCCCCGCGAAGCAGCGTCCCGGAACTCGCAGCCCCTCGTCCCATGACAGCGGCGGACAAACAGGTTGCGCCCGCGGTTGCGGGCACCCCAGAACAGTCCCAAGAAACGCAAACTAACAGTAAAAATGAAGGGCAGACCGCGGCTGCAGCTCCTAAAGCAGACGCGCAGCCACCCGTGGCAACGAAAGTAGAAAAAGGTGAACAATACTGGCAGGTATTGCAGGCGTGGGGCAAAGTATCCGCGCGACTGAAAGAGGTAGATCCGCGACTGTGGTCGACTTGTAATCGGCACCTGCAGATTGGCGGGGCACAAGAGCAGAAAGTTACTTTGCTAGCCGATAGCCCCCAAACCGTTGAGTATTTAAAAGACAAATTAGCTCCCTTAGAAAAATGTCTAGCTGAGGAGCTTTCGGGAAGCTGGGAAGTAAAGCTGCTCCCCGGAAGTAATGATAGTCTCGCTCCCGCGCTCAGCGAAGCGTTATCGCAGGTAAAACTATTCTTACCGCCGGAAAGTGCGCCCGCGGTCGAGGATGAAGCCCCGCCGGAAGAAGAACTTTATCCTCCGGAACCAGAAGACTTAGGCGATAGCGGTGGGGGTGAAACCCCGCCCTCCCCGGTGGATAGTGCGCCGACGGCATCCCTAGAAACTACCGCAGACCCGGAAATTCCCACCCCTAAAAGCACAGATGAAGCTGTAAAAAAAGTTAACCCGGTAGGGGATCAAGATGGCTCTGCGCCCAGCGGTGGTAGCTGGATTATTGACCCTGCCGCGCCCACTGTGGAGGAGGTACCTCCCGAAATCCCTGATGCGGGTGATATGGAGCGCCAGGAGGCTCCCGAACTCTCCGCGCCTCGCCCCGGGAAAGAAATCGTTGCGCCCCGCGCTGAGGAAGAAATGGTTGCTCCGCGGGCAGTAAGTCCGCAAACACAAGCGGAGGCCCCTCGGGCTGAGGTAAACGAGACTCTAGTGGCTCCCCGAACCGGGAATAATCCTATTGCGGCCCCGCGTCCTCATGAAAGTGCTGCTCAAGTGGAAAACCCGGCCGCAGAACTCCCCGCAGAGCCCACAATCGAAGAAGACTTACCGGATATGTCCGATCCTGATGTGGGGGTCGATGATAGCGGTGGCCGCTGGGGAGTCGAGGTCGCGAAATCTTTGCTTGGTGGCAAGATAGTTGAGACAGCAGATAACGATTCCGCCAGCAACTAG